The Aedes albopictus strain Foshan chromosome 1, AalbF5, whole genome shotgun sequence genomic interval tcctcaatattcaagaaatcacccaagcaaaaactacgtttgagcgagtgctttcttgaaaacgtatacaactttgtgtaaaagagtcactgtggacatcccaaattgggagacatgtgcttcacatgaacaggcaggttagtcagacgaacatcacagatgtgataatcgacaatgcgtttcaagcatttcagaaagaacgaggtaaccagataaatctggaactaattccttctttttacaacgcacgcaccctttcgggataaaactacagagtaatttcacgccatgaaaatacccagtagaaaactacaagagttcaaaacatgtttgaaaaactcaaagccctctggagaaaaataggacaaagcctcatttgctccaggagatttgaagtaagcagagctttttagtgtccactaaatcgattctacagctacaatcctcggggtagaagcaaagattcgtagctatacaaaagactggtttatccgaagctatgtagaacttgaacaggtgCGAGTTccgttcaggaatacctcttgcggtccgcacagaccgcagaggacaagcttctttctaagcagtagctatggtataccacaatgaagggcgttgtaataacaaaaccacaatgaaactctcttggagtagcaatagaagcgagttatccataaaatgtgatcgcaaccaattaggttccctagtttgttgagcagggacgcctgaatacgcaaagtttgcgaaggaacactcaaaagtgcaaagaaggtcaaatggagattcCTTATCTGAcaaatgccaatcagtcaactcatgacaaattttgCTCATGCAGAGAGGTAAGGTGCAATTCTACGTTAAGTTAactatgaactgtactacctaagaattccatcaaactgaagcatctcaaatcaatgtttgagctacttcagatgccaaaaatcagcgaaaatatgctgaaaacaagagcttgcttcaaggcatccataaggaaaggttgaaacatactgttaacgaagtagatccacttggactacatacgctttttacgctgaaaattgatctgacgtttccctgccgtagccactacccaaactagacaggattacactcttcacaatcacagcacaaaaaggaaacatcaacgacgaaccaaatcggtgtcaattgaaaaacgccaatggcgaaaacgcattaagcgaacacatagaggtagtaatgtaagctaattaacaacatttgaataaccccgcccttatttagcctcaaatttgagacttaagaagggcaactgattatctcggagaaacacaaggtccgctgcaccattgctccggttagcgcagtaagggcgtaatactgtggaggacgccctaactctccacaggctccgtttgtggttaggtttttattagacccccctaaccattcattctttggcacggtaagcataaagccgcataacaccatgaattaggggtcacctgtttagtggactcctaccactggatcaggcgatccgtagtgttattcttagccaattgagacaaccgctaccgacactacacagctatctaggctgatcgggaaaagaagttaacattgatggtcaacttccaaacgaacccgaacagccgtccggtacttccggagtgtgggctgtgcacgtttattatgctgaagttgaagaatcggcctttgatcctcaacctgcacattctttcgtcgatcggccaccaaccgatcacgcgcctctgcatatcacccatcacgatgaaagctgttcccagctcgcgtgtgttgccgcagctctggtagatggtatgattacctctaaacgttcgcaccatggccGCATCGGCCGCAACACTCGGAGTTTTCCTTCTTTCAGCGTAAACTTGACGTTCGCGGGTGTTAGCGCGAGTCTTAAGGGTGTTGACGGACGTCGGAGAGCTGCGAGCCTGTATGAAGAAGTGGTCCATTTGCTCCGACGCGAGATTGAACGAGTCGATGAACGACTATCACTGTAGTTGATGCAGGCTGCCCGGTCTTCTCTTTTACCATGTCTGCTCGGACAAGATTCTGATATCCAACGCAGTATCGTTCTGAAGACTTACTTGTCTGCCGTTGAATTCCGCCTTCTCGAATCCCCGCAGTTCCAAAAAGCCGTTGCCGGCCCGCCCCCTTCAAAAAACTGGATCTTCATTCTACTGATCTTCTCCCGGAAAGAAAGTTCCATTTGTAGTGCTGCTTCTTCAGCGACAGCACTGCTGTCAACGATGAAACTATCGTGCTTGATGTGGTGTTGGTGGTGGTAGAAATTCAGCTGATCTAGGGGTTCTAACAGTACTGAACCACAAGAAAAGCAGGCTAACTAAACTACGATTAATATTGTATTACCTTATAAACTTGCTTTATTTATAAACTGTACAGCTTTTAATCCATCATCAGACTTTATTTCTGGTTTTCAATTTCAagttttatttatttcaaaaattgacACATGTCCTTATAAGTAACGCTTCTCTCCTCTCCCCAGGTCATCAATGGGTCAAAACCAACCTGAACGTCACCCCGAAGAGCGGATGGAGTATAGATCCTTTTGGACATGGCAGTACCGTTCCATACTTGCTAGCTGCAAGTGGCTTCGAAGGAACCATCATTCAACGGATACACTACGCGTGGAAGCAATGGTTTGCCCGCCATCGATACGGAGACTTTCTTTGGAGTCCCTACTGGCGAACACCCTCCAGTGCCCTTGATCGCAAACATACGCTTCTGACCCATAACATGCCCTTCGATATCTACTCAATCAAACATTCCTGCGGGCCACATCCGTTCATCTGCCTGAACTTCGACTTCCGTAAAATCCCCGGTGAGTACACAGAGTACTCCATCAAAGCTCAGTTCATCACACCGGAAAACATCGAGTCCAAAGCGGATCTTCTCATGGAGCAATACTCGCGTACGGCGTCCCTGTTTCCGCACAACGTGGCACTCATTCCCGTCGGAGACGACTTCCGCTACAACAAAGAAAAAGAAATGGAACAACAGTACACCAACTACAAGAAGCTGATCGATTACATCAACGAGAACCGCCACAAGTACAAGGCGGAAATCAGCTTCGGAACTCCGAAGGACTACTTCAATGCTATCAAGGAGCGTTATGACAAATTCCCCACTCTGAAAGGCGATTTCTTCGTCTATGCTGACATTTTCAACGAAGGCCGTCCAGCGTACTGGTCCGGATATTTCACAACTCGACCGTACTACAAAATTCTCAGCCGAGAGCTCGAGCACAACCTCCGTAGTTTGGAAATCCTGTTTACCTTGGCTTTCAACCGAGCTAGACAAGCCGGCAATTCGAATGCCTTCAAGATCTATGAAAAGAACTACGAGAAGATGATTCTTGCTCGGCGGAATTTGGGCCTTTTCCAGCATCACGATGCGATCACCGGAACGTCCAAGGCCAACGTCATGCGAGACTACGCTCTCCGGTTGTTCGAAAGCATCCAGGACTCCGTCAAGCTCCAAGAGAAAACCATCGAATTGCTGGTGCAGAAGAAGAGCACCGAGCACAACTTCCTGATCGGAGAGCTCGAGCGGGACAACTTTAGCAAGCTCCCCCGGAAGACTCCACTGATCGTCACGGAGGCTCGCAGCACGGACTTCGTTGTCTATAACTCCCTGGCGCAAGAACGGCTGGAGGTGGTTCTGATCCGAACTCTTACCCCTCGGGTGAAGATTCTCGACCCGAAAGGTAACACAGTGGACATTCAAATCAACCCGGTGTGGAACATTACCGAAACGTCATCGTACGCATCGCGCAAGATCATTCCTTCGGACAAGGAGTACGAAATCATGTTTGTGGCAAAGTTGGCACCCCTGTCACTAACGACCTACACGGCCACCTACGATGACGAGTTTAAACCAAAGATGGCAACGCTGTATTGCAATGAGTGCCAGGATGAAAAGAATGAGATCTTCGAGATCCGCAACAAGCAGCCGGGAGATATTCAGCTGGAGAATTTCAAGATGAGGCTCTTGTTTGACGAGCAGACTGGGTTCTTGAAGTCCGTGACCAAGAAAAATATGGGAAAACAGATACAGTGTGCGATCAAGTTCGCCGCGTACAAGAGCGCGCAGTTCCACTCGGGTGCTTACCTGTTCAAAACGGATCCGGAGCAGAGGAACTCCGAGAAAGAGATATTGGAACAGTATAACGACGTGACAATTCTTATCACGTCTGGTCCGCTGGCAAGTGACGTGACTGCTATTTACGGCCCGTTCCTCGCACACACAGTCCGGATATTCAACTCCAATACGGTTCTTGATAATGGAATTTATATCGAGAACGATATTGACTTCGAGATGCCTCCGAAGAACAGGGAAACCGAGCTGTTTATGCGGTTTATCACGGACATTGAGAACGGTGCAAGCGAGAATCCCGAGTTCTTCTCGGATCTGAACGGGTTCCAGTATCAGAAGCGAGTGAAGGTACCGTCGATTGGTATCGAAGGCAACTATTTCCCCATCACCAGTGGAGCTTTTATTCAAGATGACAAGATGAGACTGACGTTGCTTACGACCCATGCTCAAGGTGCTGCCAGCTTGGAACCCGGACAGCTGGAAGTCATGCTCGATAGGCGAACTTTGTACGACGACTACCGCGGAATGGGTGAAGGCGTTGTAGATAGCCGGTTGACCCGGCATCGATTCTGGGTCGCCTTAGAGAATATCGAATCCCACTCACCACCGGCAGCTGAGAACCCTCCGGGGCCAGCTGACGAACCGAAACCCGCCGAATTTCAACTGCCCAGTATATTTGCCAACCAGCTGGCCAACGGTCTCAACTACCCGGCCAATCTGTTCATCGTGGAAAAGTACGACGAAAGCAACCAGATAGAGCTGAACCGGGCGGTCCGGCTGCTGGCCGCTCCGTTTCCCTGTGATCTCCACATTCTGAATCTCCGAACCCTGACCGAGGGCAACCTACCGCTGTTCCCGTCGAGCGGGGCTCTGCTGGTGCTGCACCGGCAAGGCTACAACTGCCGGATAGGCGGAGAGGAAATAGTaaattatttttgtaacaatagtaGTAATAGCGTAAGTCTTAGTAGTAATAGTAACAATTATAACAAAGTAGATAAGTACAATAGCCGGCTGCAGCTCTTCGGCGGGGTGCAGGTCGAACAAATTACCGGCACGTCGCTGACGGGGCTGCATCCGGGGTCGCCGGTGCGATCCGTGGGGGACATTTTTCTCGAACCGATGGAACTGCGGACGTATAACTTGACATTCGTCAAGTGAGAAGGCGAGAGCGATGACGATGGTGGTGAAGCATCAAAGGAAAGGCTTCCACTGGGTTCCTGGTTTTGGATTGGTTTTAGAGAGTTGTTTCGAAAGTGGTCTTTGCGGGGATGGTTGGGGATCGAGGCAAAATAGGCATTGTATGACAAATTCCTGTGGGAAAGCtagatgtttgtttttttttcgaatgtcaTTCGAATTTCTGACCTAACGTTGAGTTTTATAAAAACTTAAAGTCCAATAACTCTTTGAAAGCAAATATGTACCTATATGAGCCGAACATCCGTACTtagcttaccggtcagactaaggcctgagtgtcctctgccgcacaaatcgtcctccacttgatcgaccactCTAGCTCGcttcgcaccacgtcttcttgtaccggtcggatggctctcgaaaaccattttaatcgggttgctatccgacatcctgatgacgtgaccgccCACCatagtctcccgattttcgcggtgtggacgatggttcattcgccttctccaagttccgttttccatctgcactccgtcgtagatggtacggaacaccttccgttcgaaaactccaagggcccgttggtcctctgcacatagggtccatgtttcgtgcccatagagcactaccggtcttatcagcgttttgtagatagtaaacTTCGTGGGACGGCGAACTTCTtagttacaccctctaaagcaatgttaagcAGCCAGCACGAAAAACCTTGCCGTagctctctgcgagattcgaagagactcgagactacgcacatcactcgatccatcgttgccctGATCAATCGAATCAATTTgtccgagaatccgtattcgtgcataatctgccatagctgggctcgaccgattgtatcatacgccgatttaaaatcgatgaacaagtgatgtgtgggcacgttgtattcgcggcatttctgcaacacctagcgggtggcaaacatctggtccgttgtagcgcgttcatctaTGAAtcaagcctgatattgccccacgaactctcttgcaatcggcgatggtggcataacatttgagagagtatcttgtaggcagcgctcagtagtgtttcACGCGatagttcctgcaatccaacttgtcgccctttttgtagatgagacactCGATAACTTCCATTCACTCCTTCGGTAATATCTCCTGCTCGACCATCTTGGTAATGGTCTAGTGTAGTGCTCTCGCCAGTGCTTAgaagctcgtttggtagttgatctgctccagcggctttgttgtttttcaactggccaacctcctcctcaatctcttggagtttAGAGGCCGGAAgtttttcgtcctgcgcacgtgctCCTGGATCTGCAACGTCGCCATTcaagtgctcatcgtaatgctgctgccactTCTCGACCACATCACGCtggctcgtgagaagattcccgtgtttgtctcggcacatgtcgttttgttgcacaaagcctctgtgcggttcagcttctcgtagaacttccgtgtgtcctaagTGAGATATAGCTctttcatcgcttcgcgatctcgatcttcctgctggcgctttttcCTTCGGAAGACTGAGATCTATCTGTTCCGCGGTGGTCTATTAGGTGCCTCATTCGTCCCAAATCccaaatttaaatgaaaaacGTGGAAAAACCATGAACACAACCGAACCTAACAAGAGTTTGAAAATGCCATTCAACACCACCGTCATACACTTCTCTTCGAGTATATTCCTATAAATTGTTTTCGGATTGTTCGAAAAGATTCAAGACCATGAAAATAGTAGGTAATTCTAACCCTCAgcaaaatacaaatacaaattattTTCTTCCCAGTACAGTGCATACCCATAAGAATCTCACAAAAGGTCTGAAAATCCAGCAATATAGTTTAAATATGGTTTTAAGTTATTCACTTTTGTTGAACAGAGCAGCTTAAATTGTTCATATGACATTGAAACACTTGAACAGATCCCCTCGATATTATCATTCCACTTTTtaatagaaaaaatatctaatttgGTCCGGAATATATTGTTTAGACTTATTAGTGATCAACAATGCAAAATCTCCCCATATTTAACTGTTTGAAACTGGGAGTAAATGTACCAATCAAGTTAGGGAAATCAAGAAACCTCTCCATTCTGTGTTGTAAATACCAAAACCTAGCTCGTAGAATCTCCTAAACCTACCTACTTTTGTGATTATAGTGTTAGTAATGTCCTATGACGCTCTTCCCTTAGTTTCAGTTCCTGTCTATATCTTCCACTAATTCAGCTGTATCCACTTTACAAATGTTCTGTCTGTTATCATTTTCTCAATCTCTCTATTGATATTATACAAAAGCATCAATTACCGTCCAGCAGGATTAGCTATTGTCACATAATTCCCAGTTTATGTTAGTtactatttattattatttaatcCTAACACAACATGCCCTGACGGATTCCTGATGTTAACCTAATTCGATATTATCGTACGATACTTGAACAATATGACaaccataggcgaaactaccgggggtgccggggttgccaggcaccccctagaatttgaacaCATTGCTGTgaaatatggggcgatgaataatgaatggatgaactaatgaatatttgtttgtagtgcaccccctggcaaacaTAGGTAGTTTCGCCAATGATGACAACTACGATCAAAAGCGATTTTACAaagagataaataaaaaaaaagcgaaGCACCTACAAGGTTATGCGAAAcagcaaaacacaaaaaaaaaactagcaaaaGATAGTGTGTAAGAATAACATTGCGTATGTTTAGAAACAAAAAATGGGGTAGTTGTTTTTATAAAAGAAGAAGAACCTACTGCAGCtagaaataaaattttgaaaaggaATAAACCAAGCATGAATGATTACTATAGATGAGAACAAGCTAGAACGACAGAACATAAGAACATTACTTTTCCTGAGTTGTTACCCACGAAAGCCTCTGTTGGAAATGTGAAAAACGACTTGTAGTTGAAATTTATAGGATTAATGACAGCTTAAAGAATTACATCTGATTTCATACGAAaaaatcacactcaaaaagcttTTACCTACTACACATGATCGGAAatcaaacaacttgttttaccTCCCCTTAAGACATTTTATGTTGTGTCGAATAAAATTCAATATTCCGAACaggtttgattttaattttttgatatgcttatATTGATATGGAACAAAACCAAATGTCTGACCTACAAAGTGTAagtaaaataaataattaaatatttTAAAAAGCGTTGTTGCTGTTTTGATGCGTGGAAAATTAGAGAACAATACCCAAATCTACTCTTTCCTGCAAATTTTGGCTGAATCGCTTTAAAGCTAAGCGTGGATAGTTTCCGTTCGATCCTGGCAGAAAATATCAACCCATTACAAAGCTGTTTCTACCTAGCATTGACTTTCAAAGTACCCCAGTGAGTTTAAATTAATCCCCTTTTAGGTAAACGACCAAAACACAAATCTGGTCTCCCGCACGGAGATTATCGACTAGGTCGCTACTACTCGCATCGTTCTTGAGCTCTTGGAGGACTCCCAGAAGAAGCTGTAGGAAGGTTTTCCGggatgaatctctgaatgaat includes:
- the LOC109401057 gene encoding alpha-mannosidase 2, with translation MTVKIFRRGSARCIGLLSAFVTILLCLYYISMGQPSNTPTTTATASGGAALHKDAALHQKRLSNIHAADSHHGGGGSNPNANQSWHSWLRSNLNSINNDNGKDRPPGGGGLGLQSADSGGYPEGDSGGGGGGAATGSHPPRFSAKWDECVALEETPTDITTGDEYGNFDFQPEWMKTKEYWDKDFENRYEKLQKDPNRPPLKIVVVPHSHNDPGWLKTFVNYFQSDSRQILNLAVTKMPEYNNMSFIWSEISFLQLWWDQAHPTKQRILKKLVKSGRLEITTGGWVMTDEANAHLYAMVDQLIEGHQWVKTNLNVTPKSGWSIDPFGHGSTVPYLLAASGFEGTIIQRIHYAWKQWFARHRYGDFLWSPYWRTPSSALDRKHTLLTHNMPFDIYSIKHSCGPHPFICLNFDFRKIPGEYTEYSIKAQFITPENIESKADLLMEQYSRTASLFPHNVALIPVGDDFRYNKEKEMEQQYTNYKKLIDYINENRHKYKAEISFGTPKDYFNAIKERYDKFPTLKGDFFVYADIFNEGRPAYWSGYFTTRPYYKILSRELEHNLRSLEILFTLAFNRARQAGNSNAFKIYEKNYEKMILARRNLGLFQHHDAITGTSKANVMRDYALRLFESIQDSVKLQEKTIELLVQKKSTEHNFLIGELERDNFSKLPRKTPLIVTEARSTDFVVYNSLAQERLEVVLIRTLTPRVKILDPKGNTVDIQINPVWNITETSSYASRKIIPSDKEYEIMFVAKLAPLSLTTYTATYDDEFKPKMATLYCNECQDEKNEIFEIRNKQPGDIQLENFKMRLLFDEQTGFLKSVTKKNMGKQIQCAIKFAAYKSAQFHSGAYLFKTDPEQRNSEKEILEQYNDVTILITSGPLASDVTAIYGPFLAHTVRIFNSNTVLDNGIYIENDIDFEMPPKNRETELFMRFITDIENGASENPEFFSDLNGFQYQKRVKVPSIGIEGNYFPITSGAFIQDDKMRLTLLTTHAQGAASLEPGQLEVMLDRRTLYDDYRGMGEGVVDSRLTRHRFWVALENIESHSPPAAENPPGPADEPKPAEFQLPSIFANQLANGLNYPANLFIVEKYDESNQIELNRAVRLLAAPFPCDLHILNLRTLTEGNLPLFPSSGALLVLHRQGYNCRIGGEEIVNYFCNNSSNSVSLSSNSNNYNKVDKYNSRLQLFGGVQVEQITGTSLTGLHPGSPVRSVGDIFLEPMELRTYNLTFVK